The genomic region TAGACTCTGCAAGATCAGTCTCTGTAATAGAAGCCTGTATTGTTGTCTGGTACTTCTTTTCTTTCtgcgtgtttgtttttgttggggGTTTCGCCCTTTTGAAGGAACTGATTATTTCATTGGTTCAGTAACATAAGCATGGGATCAATCATTCATTATTTACGATGCTGCTCCCATAAAGGGCCCATTAAAATAGATATTAGCGTTGCACAACAATTTTGTTTTTCCAGCTAAAAGATACAATTCAAACTTTGCCTCCCTGTTACAGTAGAACACTGTGTTTTGCTGTTGTGGACTCTTTTTAATGTATTGTAACAATGACCTGGACTCCATCCCTCAGTTCCTGTTCCCCTGGCCAACATCCCGCTGCCTTTCCCAAgccttgttgttattattattaggcaACAGTCACCCCGTAGTCAACGCCCTAAAGAACCCCCAGTGCTTCACAGCCAGACACCATGTCAACCCCTATTTATCGAGTCGCGGTGAAGAAAACACTCACTTCTAGTAAACTTATGTCAGAAGTTTCAGGACCATCTCAAAGCTATACCGTATAACCCCTTCGAGGCAGGTGCCAATGAAGTAAAATTCATCCTCATGACAAGCCGTCCGCAGGCCTAAGGAACTACAGTTCCCAGAgtgcttgtctctctccttcatctccttaCCTTGACATGTTGTCTGCCAGGCAGCTCTGGCTTGGGTAAGGCTCCCCCCTGGCCGACAGCGGACCCTGCACCATGCCGGGTCGAGATTTCCACGACTCCATTAACGCCGCAACCGGTGAAATGAGATTTAACAAAGGGTTGGCCTGGTCCCTCACATCGTGCCGCGAGAAAGACATTGTTCCTTGGGCTCCGATCTGGTAATGAAATGAGTGTCCACCTGAATTAACGCCAACAATGGCCGACGTTGACACGTTATTATTCTCTTGGTAATAGCTGCCATCGTTGGTCTCCTGTTTAATCCCTTTGGACAGGGTATTGTTGGGAAATACCCCAGCCTCATAGTTGCCATTCATGGAGGACACGGGAGGTCCCAAAATCCCAGAAAGGCTGTACTCATCAATGTTGTCCCTTAGTGACAAATAGGTTGTCTCTGATGCAGGGAAGAGACCCATAGAGGACGGTTGCTCACCAAAGTGATGCTGATTCATGCAGCCACCATCTTTGTTTGGCTCACTCTTGATCTGTGTGATGAAGGGCGAACCGGCACCAGCGTGGCATTTGGAGGTGCCCAGACACATGCTCCTGTAGTCTGTCCCAGGCTCATTCTTGATGTACTTCACCATCCCCATCTGATCCAGGCCTACGTTAAACAGCTCCCCATCCACGCTCTCCACCTTGGGAAACTCAAAGGACTTAAAGTCTTGGTCTCCACTGGAGGCCTCTGGGCTACAGGAGTCATTCTGGACCAAGCCCAGTCCACTGGCTGGACTGGAAACACCAAACCCAGTAGAGGAAGAGTTCCTCGGACTTGACACGGCCATAGCCCCCCCTATAGTGGGACTAGAGATGGACGGTCTTACATTGCTGTTGCAGTTGATGTTATTACCACTGCTCCCAGTGGGGCTGGACACGGACGACATGTTGCAGGTAGACATGGTGCAGGTGGCACTGCATGATGGCGGGGAGCGCACACTGCTCATGCTctgggggctggagatgggCGACCTCATTACATTGAGGGGGCTGGTGAGAGGTGGAGAGCCCACCGTGCTGGACTCTGCCGGGCTACAGGTTGCTGAACTCCTGCGCTGGACGTGGGCAAGCGGCAGTCCAATGGCAGCAGGATTCTGGCTGATGGGGCTACTGATGGACGAACAGGCCGGGCCGAAGCAGGTCGTGGGGCTAGTGGTGGACGACACCATGTTGTTGCTGCCTCCAGGGCTGGAGATGGAGCTGGAGGTGTGGGGGCTGCAGGACAGTGAGGAAACTTGGGCCGACGCTGACACGATCGGAGGGCCCGAGGAGAGCTCCCCTTGGCTAACACTTGACTGCTGCAGGACCGTCTGGAGGCCCAACGCTGGCGCCTTCAACTTGACACGCCCTGAGGACATGCACTGGTTGTCCTCAAGGGCGCGCCCGCAAACCGGGTACATCTTTCCCGGGCTGCATTGCCCACCATGCTGGCTGAAGCCAAAATCGGCCTCCCGGGCTGCGTTCATGTACAAGCCCATAGATTCCGCCACAGTCTTGGAAAGCTCCTTGGAGTCCATTTCCAGCTTGCGGCCATGGAGGGAGTTGttaaagagggggaggacaaTTGACGTATTCTGACCAAGTCGGAGAGTCTGCTGCTCCGGCTTCTTAACGTTGTTCTTCTTGCAATCAACCCCAGCGTTGCCTGCTGGGCAGCCGACATTGACGATGTCCATCAGGATGTCGCTGTTAGCTAGGCTGGACTCTTCGGCGCTGCTGCAGTAGTCCATAGCACTGGTGACCTGGGACCATCTGTTCTCTGTGTCAGCTCCTTCAAAGAAACTTTGGTATCTTTTGGTCTCCATGCCTGGGTCATTGATTCACCTGTTAGATGTGGAAGTAAAGGAGAGTGTAAGAAAACAAGGGCCAAACAATTTGCAATTGaggaatttatatatttttcctCTTTATATTTACATAATAACATGATAcccagtgtttgtgtatgtgtgtatatatacaataCAGTTTCAATGCAGTACAGTGAATATTAAAcctgtcaattattaattgttaTTCAATCATAGGTGTGTTACTGGTATTCTGATTAATTAATTTCGACATTCTCCACACTGCTGTTTATTTGCATTGGTTCTTAAGGTTACCCTAAGGTTACCACTCATCTCTGTGTAAGTTGTTTTTGGAGATCTAACACCCTTTgcaaaggtgtgtttgtgttcgttTGTTTGCAGGCTTGGACAAGCCAATGTTGGCCTGggcagaacttaactgaactggACAAGAGGCTGCAGTAGAACTTTGTTAATAATGCCATGTAACATTCCATGTACCAAAATGATGCTGTGAGTGATGATATATAACTTCAGGTTTGGCTAATGCAAGCTATTGTTCACACTGTAGTATGCATTCAAAGGCTAAGCAGCAGTTGGACTCTCTTTGGCACACACTTTGAAGGTGTGTACATTGTCAGTGTTATTGTTGACTTGGCTGCCCTTTGGGTCCACTGACATCTCAACATATAAACACTGTTGTGTGATACCAAAGTGTTTCGGCAATCATGCTCACGTGTGCTGTGATGTCCCAAATACACCTGACCCATATGGGCCCATATGACTTATTCATTAACCATTTCTGCAGTGTCATTGTCATAGTACTAACAATTGTATCTGCAGTATTGGCTTTTGTGATCTCTAAGGCACAGACGCAGGTTTCTTTTGCTTATATGACAGGCTGGGACATGTTTTCTGAACCTGCCCCAGAACAGTCAAGACACCTGGCAAATATTGCTCTTTTTCAAATACAGTTTGGTATAGAGACAAtgtttttattctattttgaattacatttattcaatTTGTACATTCAAATATTGCTTTACAAATTAGTATTtacgtgcatgtctgtgtgtgtcagtagtgaCTAGGGAGGATGGGCATTTCTTTCATATTGACAATCATTGCACACTTGTGGATTTACAACTTTTTTTGAATTCGTA from Osmerus mordax isolate fOsmMor3 chromosome 14, fOsmMor3.pri, whole genome shotgun sequence harbors:
- the nr3c2 gene encoding mineralocorticoid receptor isoform X5, which gives rise to METKRYQSFFEGADTENRWSQVTSAMDYCSSAEESSLANSDILMDIVNVGCPAGNAGVDCKKNNVKKPEQQTLRLGQNTSIVLPLFNNSLHGRKLEMDSKELSKTVAESMGLYMNAAREADFGFSQHGGQCSPGKMYPVCGRALEDNQCMSSGRVKLKAPALGLQTVLQQSSVSQGELSSGPPIVSASAQVSSLSCSPHTSSSISSPGGSNNMVSSTTSPTTCFGPACSSISSPISQNPAAIGLPLAHVQRRSSATCSPAESSTVGSPPLTSPLNVMRSPISSPQSMSSVRSPPSCSATCTMSTCNMSSVSSPTGSSGNNINCNSNVRPSISSPTIGGAMAVSSPRNSSSTGFGVSSPASGLGLVQNDSCSPEASSGDQDFKSFEFPKVESVDGELFNVGLDQMGMVKYIKNEPGTDYRSMCLGTSKCHAGAGSPFITQIKSEPNKDGGCMNQHHFGEQPSSMGLFPASETTYLSLRDNIDEYSLSGILGPPVSSMNGNYEAGVFPNNTLSKGIKQETNDGSYYQENNNVSTSAIVGVNSGGHSFHYQIGAQGTMSFSRHDVRDQANPLLNLISPVAALMESWKSRPGMVQGPLSARGEPYPSQSCLADNMSSSSLRQPSSTAKVCLVCGDEASGCHYGVVTCGSCKVFFKRAVEGFRGLPIEDQITLIQYSWMCLSSFCLSWRSYKHTNGQMLYFAPDLVFNEDRMQQSAMYDLCLGMRQVSQEFVRLQLTYDEFLSMKVLLLLSTVPKEGLKNQTVFEEMRVNYIKELRRSVGKATNNSGQTWQRFFQLTKLLDAMHDLVGNLLDFCFYTFRESQALKVEFPEMLVEIISDQIPKVESGLTHTLYFHKK
- the nr3c2 gene encoding mineralocorticoid receptor isoform X3, with translation METKRYQSFFEGADTENRWSQVTSAMDYCSSAEESSLANSDILMDIVNVGCPAGNAGVDCKKNNVKKPEQQTLRLGQNTSIVLPLFNNSLHGRKLEMDSKELSKTVAESMGLYMNAAREADFGFSQHGGQCSPGKMYPVCGRALEDNQCMSSGRVKLKAPALGLQTVLQQSSVSQGELSSGPPIVSASAQVSSLSCSPHTSSSISSPGGSNNMVSSTTSPTTCFGPACSSISSPISQNPAAIGLPLAHVQRRSSATCSPAESSTVGSPPLTSPLNVMRSPISSPQSMSSVRSPPSCSATCTMSTCNMSSVSSPTGSSGNNINCNSNVRPSISSPTIGGAMAVSSPRNSSSTGFGVSSPASGLGLVQNDSCSPEASSGDQDFKSFEFPKVESVDGELFNVGLDQMGMVKYIKNEPGTDYRSMCLGTSKCHAGAGSPFITQIKSEPNKDGGCMNQHHFGEQPSSMGLFPASETTYLSLRDNIDEYSLSGILGPPVSSMNGNYEAGVFPNNTLSKGIKQETNDGSYYQENNNVSTSAIVGVNSGGHSFHYQIGAQGTMSFSRHDVRDQANPLLNLISPVAALMESWKSRPGMVQGPLSARGEPYPSQSCLADNMSSSSLRQPSSTAKVCLVCGDEASGCHYGVVTCGSCKVFFKRAVEGQHNYLCAGRNDCIIDKIRRKNCPACRVRKCLQAGMNLGGFRGLPIEDQITLIQYSWMCLSSFCLSWRSYKHTNGQMLYFAPDLVFNEDRMQQSAMYDLCLGMRQVSQEFVRLQLTYDEFLSMKVLLLLSTVPKEGLKNQTVFEEMRVNYIKELRRSVGKATNNSGQTWQRFFQLTKLLDAMHDLVGNLLDFCFYTFRESQALKVEFPEMLVEIISDQIPKVESGLTHTLYFHKK
- the nr3c2 gene encoding mineralocorticoid receptor isoform X2 gives rise to the protein METKRYQSFFEGADTENRWSQVTSAMDYCSSAEESSLANSDILMDIVNVGCPAGNAGVDCKKNNVKKPEQQTLRLGQNTSIVLPLFNNSLHGRKLEMDSKELSKTVAESMGLYMNAAREADFGFSQHGGQCSPGKMYPVCGRALEDNQCMSSGRVKLKAPALGLQTVLQQSSVSQGELSSGPPIVSASAQVSSLSCSPHTSSSISSPGGSNNMVSSTTSPTTCFGPACSSISSPISQNPAAIGLPLAHVQRRSSATCSPAESSTVGSPPLTSPLNVMRSPISSPQSMSSVRSPPSCSATCTMSTCNMSSVSSPTGSSGNNINCNSNVRPSISSPTIGGAMAVSSPRNSSSTGFGVSSPASGLGLVQNDSCSPEASSGDQDFKSFEFPKVESVDGELFNVGLDQMGMVKYIKNEPGTDYRSMCLGTSKCHAGAGSPFITQIKSEPNKDGGCMNQHHFGEQPSSMGLFPASETTYLSLRDNIDEYSLSGILGPPVSSMNGNYEAGVFPNNTLSKGIKQETNDGSYYQENNNVSTSAIVGVNSGGHSFHYQIGAQGTMSFSRHDVRDQANPLLNLISPVAALMESWKSRPGMVQGPLSARGEPYPSQSCLADNMSSSSLRQPSSTAKVCLVCGDEASGCHYGVVTCGSCKVFFKRAVEGQHNYLCAGRNDCIIDKIRRKNCPACRVRKCLQAGMNLGARKSKKLGKLKGVSDDPSHQGAKDGQTPGGGGSGSFLSSEKELNTSVAGALVPHGPGVVTPFLPPSICSVLELIEPEEVYSGYDNTQPDTTDHLLSSLNHLAGKQMIRMVKWAKVLPGFRGLPIEDQITLIQYSWMCLSSFCLSWRSYKHTNGQMLYFAPDLVFNEDRMQQSAMYDLCLGMRQVSQEFVRLQLTYDEFLSMKVLLLLSTAGGEPVGLLFLHFPRVTGPEGGVPRDAGGDHQRPDTKGGVGPHAHPVLPQEVT
- the nr3c2 gene encoding mineralocorticoid receptor isoform X1, with amino-acid sequence METKRYQSFFEGADTENRWSQVTSAMDYCSSAEESSLANSDILMDIVNVGCPAGNAGVDCKKNNVKKPEQQTLRLGQNTSIVLPLFNNSLHGRKLEMDSKELSKTVAESMGLYMNAAREADFGFSQHGGQCSPGKMYPVCGRALEDNQCMSSGRVKLKAPALGLQTVLQQSSVSQGELSSGPPIVSASAQVSSLSCSPHTSSSISSPGGSNNMVSSTTSPTTCFGPACSSISSPISQNPAAIGLPLAHVQRRSSATCSPAESSTVGSPPLTSPLNVMRSPISSPQSMSSVRSPPSCSATCTMSTCNMSSVSSPTGSSGNNINCNSNVRPSISSPTIGGAMAVSSPRNSSSTGFGVSSPASGLGLVQNDSCSPEASSGDQDFKSFEFPKVESVDGELFNVGLDQMGMVKYIKNEPGTDYRSMCLGTSKCHAGAGSPFITQIKSEPNKDGGCMNQHHFGEQPSSMGLFPASETTYLSLRDNIDEYSLSGILGPPVSSMNGNYEAGVFPNNTLSKGIKQETNDGSYYQENNNVSTSAIVGVNSGGHSFHYQIGAQGTMSFSRHDVRDQANPLLNLISPVAALMESWKSRPGMVQGPLSARGEPYPSQSCLADNMSSSSLRQPSSTAKVCLVCGDEASGCHYGVVTCGSCKVFFKRAVEGQHNYLCAGRNDCIIDKIRRKNCPACRVRKCLQAGMNLGARKSKKLGKLKGVSDDPSHQGAKDGQTPGGGGSGSFLSSEKELNTSVAGALVPHGPGVVTPFLPPSICSVLELIEPEEVYSGYDNTQPDTTDHLLSSLNHLAGKQMIRMVKWAKVLPGFRGLPIEDQITLIQYSWMCLSSFCLSWRSYKHTNGQMLYFAPDLVFNEDRMQQSAMYDLCLGMRQVSQEFVRLQLTYDEFLSMKVLLLLSTVPKEGLKNQTVFEEMRVNYIKELRRSVGKATNNSGQTWQRFFQLTKLLDAMHDLVGNLLDFCFYTFRESQALKVEFPEMLVEIISDQIPKVESGLTHTLYFHKK
- the nr3c2 gene encoding mineralocorticoid receptor isoform X4 — encoded protein: METKRYQSFFEGADTENRWSQVTSAMDYCSSAEESSLANSDILMDIVNVGCPAGNAGVDCKKNNVKKPEQQTLRLGQNTSIVLPLFNNSLHGRKLEMDSKELSKTVAESMGLYMNAAREADFGFSQHGGQCSPGKMYPVCGRALEDNQCMSSGRVKLKAPALGLQTVLQQSSVSQGELSSGPPIVSASAQVSSLSCSPHTSSSISSPGGSNNMVSSTTSPTTCFGPACSSISSPISQNPAAIGLPLAHVQRRSSATCSPAESSTVGSPPLTSPLNVMRSPISSPQSMSSVRSPPSCSATCTMSTCNMSSVSSPTGSSGNNINCNSNVRPSISSPTIGGAMAVSSPRNSSSTGFGVSSPASGLGLVQNDSCSPEASSGDQDFKSFEFPKVESVDGELFNVGLDQMGMVKYIKNEPGTDYRSMCLGTSKCHAGAGSPFITQIKSEPNKDGGCMNQHHFGEQPSSMGLFPASETTYLSLRDNIDEYSLSGILGPPVSSMNGNYEAGVFPNNTLSKGIKQETNDGSYYQENNNVSTSAIVGVNSGGHSFHYQIGAQGTMSFSRHDVRDQANPLLNLISPVAALMESWKSRPGMVQGPLSARGEPYPSQSCLADNMSSSSLRQPSSTAKVCLVCGDEASGCHYGVVTCGSCKVFFKRAVEGQHNYLCAGRNDCIIDKIRRKNCPACRVRKCLQAGMNLGARKSKKLGKLKGVSDDPSHQGAKDGQTPGGGGSGSFLSSEKELNTSVAGALVPHGPGVVTPFLPPSICSVLELIEPEEVYSGYDNTQPDTTDHLLSSLNHLAGKQMIRMVKWAKVLPGFRGLPIEDQITLIQYSWMCLSSFCLSWRSYKHTNGQMLYFAPDLVFNDPCCCFLNLSP